Proteins encoded by one window of Chrysemys picta bellii isolate R12L10 chromosome 10, ASM1138683v2, whole genome shotgun sequence:
- the LOC101950956 gene encoding zona pellucida sperm-binding protein 3-like, with amino-acid sequence MRYSVGFALLCWAVSGVTCFNPWDFSRSDSAIWRPTPRAEPPRREAHVPSLAQLYPWARVDASQLRTVSLLRPVMVQCEEAQMVITVHRDLFGTGQLIKATDLSLGSAACQYTSLNAAENTVTFAAGLHECGSTLQMTPNSLVYSTSLFYNPTPASNPVIQRTSAAVIPVECHYPRKDNVSSRAIKPTWVPFSSTLSAEERLDFSLRLMNDDWSAERPSNGFQLGEVMHIQADVRTGNHVALRLFVDSCVATLGPDRDSSPRYAVIDFNGCLVDGRSDDTTSAFVSPRPRQDTLQFMVDVFRFAGDASDLIYITCHLKVTAAEQAPDALNKACSFNKAGNIWSPVEGTRQICSCCETGNCGLVGGQSRSVNPLDRWSGRRFQRDVPCRHGDSWGREDQADVVVGPLFILNQGSKGLLEHQLKAPQGAAEVQGIKVGLVSMAAAIALAWFPWLWL; translated from the exons ATGAGGTACAGCGTGGGCTTtgccctcctgtgctgggcagtCAGTGGGGTGACCTGTTTCAATCCCTGGGATTTCTCTAGGAGTGACTCAGCCATCTGGAGACCCACCCCCAGGGCTGAGCCACCTCGCAGAGAAGCCCATGTGCCCTCTCTTGCCCAGCTCTACCCCTGGGCTCGGGTTGATGCATCCCAGCTCAGGACTGTGTCCCTGCTGCGGCCTGTCATGGTGCAGTGTGAGGAGGCTCAGATGGTGATCACTGTGCACAGGGATCTGTTTGGGACGGGGCAACTGATCAAAGCTACTGACCTGAGCCTTGGCTCGGCTGCCTGCCAGTACACGTCCCTTAATGCTGCAGAGAACACAGTGACCTTTGCAGCTGGGCTCCATGAATGTGGCAGCACCTTGCAG ATGACCCCGAACTCCCTAGTCTACAGTACAAGCCTGTTCTACAACCCGACCCCTGCCAGCAACCCAGTGATCCAGAGAACCAGTGCAGCTGTGATTCCTGTTGAGTGTCACTATCCCAG GAAGGACAATGTGAGCAGCAGAGCCATCAAGCCAACGTGGGTGCCCTTCAGCTCTACCCTGTCTGCAGAGGAGAGGCTGGATTTCTCTCTGCGCCTGATGAATG ATGACTGGAGCGCTGAGAGACCCTCCAATGGATTCCAGCTGGGAGAGGTCATGCATATCCAAGCTGATGTCCGCACTGGGAACCATGTGGCTTTGAGGCTCTTTGTGGACAGCTGTGTGGCCACCCTGGGCCCAGACAGGGACTCCTCTCCCCGCTAtgctgtcattgacttcaatgg CTGCCTGGTGGATGGGAGATCAGATGACACCACCTCAGCCTTTGTATCCCCCAGACCCAggcaggacacactgcagttcaTGGTGGATGTGTTCAGGTTTGCAGGAGATGCCAGTGACTTG ATCTATATCACCTGCCATCTGAAAGTCACCGCAGCTGAGCAAGCCCCAGATGCCTTGAACAAGGCTTGTTCCTTCAACAAAGCAGGCAACAT CTGGTCTCCAGTGGAAGGCACCAGACAGATCTGCAGCTGCTGTGAGACTGGGAACTGTGGGCTGGTTGGAGGACAGTCCAGGAGTGTGAACCCTCTGGACAGATGGTCAGGGAGGCGCTTCCAGAGAGATGTGCCCTGCAGGCATG GTGACTCCTGGGGGAGAGAAGATCAGGCTGATGTTGTGGTTGGACCATTGTTCATCCTTAATCAAGGCTCAAAGGGTCTCTTAGAACATCAGCTGAAAGCACCACAGG GTGCTGCAGAAGTGCAGGGCATAAAGGTGGGCCTGGTTTCCATGGCAGCAGCCATAGCTCTGGCCTGGTTTCCATGGCTGTGGCTGTAG